GTCGTTCCTCAGTGGCCAGACGACCACGCACTTCTGGAACACCGACATCACGCAGAGCGGCGCCACCGTCAGCGCCAAGAACCTCTCGCACAACAAGAAGATCCTGCCGGGCCAGTCGATCACCTTCGGCTTCAACGGCAACTCCGCACCCGGACCCAACCCCAACCCCGACCTGATCACGCTGAACGGCGCCGCCTGCGCCTGATCCCGGACCGCCGGGCCGCCGCGTCCCCTCGCGGCGGCCCGGCACCGTGACCGCGACTCCACCGACCTCCTCTGTGACCTACGCCACCATGGCCGCGGGGCCACAGCGATACGGCGCCATGGTGAGCATGGCCTCACCCTCCGGACGGGCCACCCCCACGTGACCAGTTTGAACTGTCCTGGGAGGATCAGGCCGTGACCCGCTCCGAGAGCGCACACGCCACTTCGTACGGCGAGTAGCCTTGGACAGGTTCTATTTCTTGAAACGCCGATCTGCGGAAGAGGGCGATTTCGGCCGTGTCGTCTGAGTCGTCGGGGACAAACCCGCTGGCCACCTTTGGACAGAACGAGTGGCTTGTCGATGAGCTGTACCAGAAGTATCTCCAGGACCCCGAATCCGTCGACCGCGCCTGGTGGAACTTCTTCGCCGACTACAACCCCGAGTCAGGCACGAGCCGCACAGCACTGCCGGAGGCCAACGGCGCCGCCGCACCGGTGACCGAGCCGGCCGCCGCCGAGCCCGAGCCCACCCCGCGCGAGCCCGTGAAGCCCGCCAAGCCCGTGCAGAAGGCCGCGGCCAAGCCCGCCGAGAAGCCCGCCGCCAAGGCCGCCGAGCCGGCCAAGTCCGCCAAGCCGTCCGGTGCGGAAGAGGTCCGCCTGCGCGGCGCCGCCGCGCGCACCGCGGCCAACATGGACCTCAGCCTGGCCGTCCCCACCGCCACCAGCGTGCGCGTGATCCCGGCCAAGCTGCTGATCGACAACCGCATCGTCATCAACAACCATCTGTCCCGCGGTCGCGGCGGCAAGGTGTCGTTCACCCACCTGATCGGCTACGCCATCGTCAAGGCGCTCGCCGTGATGCCGGACATGAACCACTCCTACGCCGAGGTCGACGGCAAGCCGACCCTGGTCAAGCCCGAGCACGTCGGCCTCGGCCTCGCCATCGACGTGCAGAAGAGCGACGGCAGCCGTCAGCTCCTCGTGCCGTCCATCAAGGCCGCCGAGTCCATGGACTTCCGCCAGTTCTGGACGGCGTACGAAGAGGTCGTGCGCAAGGCCCGCGCCGGCAAGCTCGGCGTGGACGATTTCACCGGCACCACGATCAGCCTCACCAACCCCGGCACCATCGGCACCGTCCACTCGGTGCCGCGCCTGATGCCGGGCCAGGGCACGATCATCGGCGTCGGCGCCATGGAGTACCCCGCCGAGTACCAAGGCGCCTCCCCCGAGACGCTCAACCGCCTCGCGGTCAGCAAGGTCATGACCCTGACCAGCACCTACGACCACCGCATCATCCAGGGTGCGCAGTCGGGTGAGTTCCTGCGCCGCATCCACCGGCTGCTGCTCGGTGAGGACGGCTTCTACGACGAGGTGTTCCAGGCCCTGCGCATCCCGTACGAGCCGGTGCGCTGGGTGCAGGACATCTCGGCCTCCCACGACGACGACGTCGCCAAGTCGGCCCGCGTCATCGAGCTGATCCACGCCTACCGCGTGCGCGGCCACCTGATGGCCGACACCGACCCGCTGGAGTACAACCAGCGCAAGCACCCCGACCTGGACATCAAGTCCCACGGCCTCACCTTGTGGGACCTCGAGCGCGAGTTCGCGACCGGCGGGTTCGGCGGCCGTCCGCTGATGAAGCTGCGCGACATCCTCGGCGTGCTGCGCGACTCCTACTGCCGCACGGTCGGCATCGAGTACATGCACATCCAGAACCCCGAGGAGCGGTCCTGGATCCAGGCGCGGGTCGAGAAGGGCCACACCCGGCCGACCCGTGAGGAGCAGCTCCACATCCTGCACCGGCTCAACACCGCCGAGGCGTTCGAGACGTTCCTGCAGACCAAGTACGTCGGCCAGAAGCGCTTCTCGCTCGAAGGCGGCGAGTCGCTGATCCCGCTGCTCGACTCGGTGATCAGCGCGGCGGCCGAGGAGGGCCTCGACGAGGCCGTCATCGGCATGGCGCACCGCGGCCGGCTCAACGTGCTCGCCAACATCGTCGGCAAGTCGTACGCGCAGGTGTTCGGCGAGTTCGAAGGCAACCTCGACCCGCGCAGCGCGCACGGCTCAGGCGACGTGAAGTACCACCTCGGCGCCGGCGGCGACTTCACCGCGCCGAGCGGCCAGAAGATCGCGACGTCCGTGGTGGCGAACCCGTCCCACCTGGAGGCCGTCGACCCGGTGCTCGAAGGTGTGGTCCGCGCCAAGCAGGACCTGCTGGAGCGCGGCGAGGAGGGCTTCACCGTCCTTCCCGTGCTGGTGCACGGCGACGCCGCGTTCGCCGGCCAGGGTGTGGTGGCCGAGACGCTCCACCTGTCGCAGCTTCGCGGGTACCGCACCGGCGGCACCGTGCACGTCGTGGTCAACAACCAGGTGGGCTTCACCACCTCGCCGGCGTCGTCGCGGTCCAGCGTGTACGCCACCGACGTGGCGCGCATGATCCAGGCGCCGATCTTCCACGTCAACGGCGACGACCCCGAGGCCGTGGTGCGGGTGGGCCGGCTGGCCTACGAGTACCGCCAGGCGTTCCGCAAGGACGTCGTGATCGACCTGGTCTGCTACCGCCGCCGCGGCCACAACGAGAGCGACAACCCGAGCTTCACCCAGCCCCTGATGTACGACCTGATCGACGCCAAGCGCTCGATCCGCAAGCTGTACACCGAGGCGCTGATCGGCCGCGGCGACATCACGGTCGAGGAGGCCGAGCAGGCGCTGCGCGACTACCAGAGCCAGCTCGAACGCGCCTTCACCGAGACCCGCGAGGCCGGTCACAAGCCGCTGGAGCCGGGTGCGGTCGTCAAGCCGGCCCCCGACGAGGTGGTGCCGTGGTCCCACGACGAGACCCCGTCGGCGGTCAGCGAGGAGACGATCAAGCGGGTCGTGGAGACCCAGCTCAACCTCCCCGAGGGCTTCACCGCGCACCCGCGCCTGGCGCCGGTGCTGCAGCGCCGCGGCCGCATGGTGTCGGAGGACGCCATCGACTGGGCCATGGGTGAGACCCTGGCGTTCGGCTCGCTGCTGCTCGACGGCCACCCGGTGCGCCTGGTCGGCCAGGACTCCCGTCGTGGCACGTTCGGCCAGCGGCACGCGGTGCTGGTCGACCGGGTCACCGGTGAGGACCACACGCCGCTGAAGGCGTTCAACCAGGGCACCACGAAGTTCTACGTCTACGACTCCCTGCTGTCGGAGTTCGCGGCGATGGGCTTCGAGTACGGCTACAGCGTGGTGCGGCCGGACGCGCTGGTGGCGTGGGAGGCGCAGTTCGGCGACTTCGCCAACGGCGCGCAGTCGATCATCGACGAGTTCATCTCGTCGGGTGAGCAGAAGTGGGGCCAGCGTTCCTCGGTGGTCCTGCTGCTGCCGCACGGCTACGAGGGCCAGGGTCCCGACCACTCCTCCGCGCGGATCGAGCGGTTCCTGCAGCTGTGCGCGCAGGACAACATGACGGTGGCGCAGCCGAGCACGCCGGCCAACTACTTCCACCTGCTGCGCTGGCAGGTGCTGAGCAACCGGCGCCGTCCGCTGGTGGTCTTCACGCCGAAGTCGCTGCTGCGGCTCAAGGCGGCGTCCTCGCCTGCCGTGGAGTTCACCTCCGGGGCCTTCCGGCCGGTGATCGGCGACGCCACGGTCACCCCGTCCGAGGTGCGGCGCGTGGTGCTGTGCTCGGGCCGGGTGTACTACGACCTGGTCGCGGCGCGGGACAAGCAGGAGCGCTCGGACGTCGCGATCGTGCGGCTTGAGCGCATCTACCCCTTCCCCGCCGAGGAGCTGCGTGCCGAGCTGTCCCGTTACAGCTTGGACGCCGAGCTGGTGTGGGCCCAGGACGAGCCGATCAACATGGGCCCGTGGCCGTACCTCACGCTGAAGCTGGCCGAGGAGCCGGGTGTGCTCGGCGGTCGCGGGCTGCGCCGGGTGTCCCGGCCGGCCAACTCCTCGCCGGCGGTCGGCTCGCACGCCGCGCACGACGCCGAGCTGGAGCGCATCACCACCGAGAGCCTCGGCTGACGTTCACACGCATCGAAGTCCCCCACTGGTGGTTCTCGTGGGGGACTTCGCGTGTATCTGGATCATCGTTAGGAGACGCCATGTACTTCACCGACCGGGGGATCGAGGAGCTGGTCGAGCGCCGCGGCGAGGAGGAGGTCGGCATGGTGTGGCTGGCCGAGCGCATGCGTGAGTTCGTCGACCTCAACCCGGAGTTCGAGGTGCCGGTGGAGCGGCTGGCGACCTGGCTCGCGCGGCTGGACGACGAGGACTGAACCACGCCGGGCAGACGCGATACATCTTGACTTTTCACGGACGCGACATATCGTGTTTGTGGAAGACGCATCGTGTCCCCCTCGGAAGGCGAATGTCATGGCCCAGTGGATCATCGACCAGCCCGGCCGGCACACGTTCGAGCCGGTGACCGCGCTCAGCGTGCGCATCGTGGCCGGTCGCCTGGCCGTGCTCGCCAGCGACGGGCCACCCACCCTGGAGGTGACCGAGATCGACACGGCGCCGCTGGTCGTCGAGCACGACGAGGACGGGCGGCTCACCGTCGCGTACAAGGACCTGACCTGGGACGGCGTCCTCGGCTGGCTCCGGCAGGGCCGGCGGTCCACCACGCTGACCCTGACCGTGCCGAAGGACTGCGCCGTGCAGGCAGGCGTCATCTCCGCGTCCGCGGTCGTGGCGGGCTTCGAGAAACGCACCAACGTCAAGAGCGTGTCCGGTGAGATCGTGCTGGACGGGCTCAGCGGCGAGACCGAGGCCGAGACCGTGTCAGGGCCGGTCGAGAGCCGCGGCCTGACCGGCGACTTCCGTTTCACGAGCGTCGCCGGGGAGCTGACCGTCGCCGGCGGCACCCCCCGGCGGCTGCGCGTCAACACCGTGTCCGGCCGCGTCACCGCGGACCTGGCACTCCCGCCGACGGGGCACGTCACCCTGCACAGCGTGTCAGGGCCCATCGTGGTGCGCCTCCCCAAGGACACCGACGCCGACGTCGCCCTGCGGTCCACCTCCGGCCGGCTGGACACCGCGTTCGACGGCCTGAACGGCGCCAGCCGTCCCGGCACACGTTCGCTGTCCGGCCGGCTCGGCGGCGGGATGGCCTCCCTGTCGGCCACCACGATCTCGGCCGACGTGACCCTTCTGAGGAGAGACCAGTGAGCCCCGTTTTCGCCCATGGGCGGCTCCGTTTGTACCTGCTCAAGCTCCTCGAAGAGAGCCCGAGACACGGCTACGAGGTGATCCGCCTCCTCCAGGACCGCTTCCTCGGGGTGTACTCGCCGTCCCCCGGCACGATCTACCCCCGTCTCGCCAGGCTGGAGGAGGAAGGCCTGGTGACCCACGAGGTGGTCGACGGCAAGAAGGTCTTCACCATCACCGACAACGGTCGCGCCGAACTGGAGAGCCGGCTCGACGAGCTGGCCGACCTCGAGCAGGAGATCACCCGGTCGGTCCAGGACATCGCACGCGAGGTCAAGGAGGACGTGCGCGACACCGTGCGTTCCCTGCGGGACGAACTCACCCAGATGGCCCGCGACGTCCGCCAAGGCAACCAGCAAAGCGGTCAGGAGACCAAGGAGAACCTCCGCGCCGCGCAGGAGGAGATCCGCAACGCACGCGACGAGTACCGCCGCGTCTGGCGTGAGCAGAAGCAGGCCTGGCAGCAGCAGAAGCAGGAGTTCCAACGCCAGAAGCAGGCCTGGAAAGAGGAGACCTACCGCTGGCGCGACGACTGGCTGAGCACCTTCTGGCCGACCATCCACCCCGGCCACCCCGGCCACGACGCCACCGGCCACGACGCCGAACTCGGCCGCATGCTCGCCGACTTCGTCAACGAGATCCGCGAAGCCGCCGCCGAAGGCACCGTGACCGAGGAAACCCTCGCCACCACCCAGGACACCCTCTACGAAGCCAGCACCAAGATCCGCTCCTCTCTGAACCCCTGACCCCACCCCGCAACCAACACACCCCACCGACACTCTCCACCACCCGGCACCAACCCACCGGGACAATGCCGACGACCCCCACCACGACGACATCCTCCACCGTCCGACACATGGCACCCCACCGACACCAACCCAACGGGACAATGCCGACGACCCCCACCACGACGGCATCCTCCACCGTCCGACACATGGCACCCCACCGACACCAACCCAACGGGACAGTGCCGACGACCCCCACCACGACGGCATCCTCCACCGTCCGACACATGGCACCCCACCGACACCAACCCAACGGGACAGTGCCGACGACCCCCACCACGACGGCATTCTCCACCGTCCGACACATGGCACCTCTCCGGCGCCGACGCGGCGGGACGATGTACGGCGAATCCGGCGCCGCCGTACGGCGTCCCGCGTGGCGTGGTGACGCCGGCTAATCCACGGTGAAGACGATCTTGCCGAAGAAGTCGCCGTCGCGCAGGGCCGCGAACCCCTCTGGGGCCTCGGCCAGTGGCAGCACCCGGTCCACGACGGGCCGTACCCCCGTCTGGCCGAGGAACGTGGCGAGTCTGCCGAGCTGGTCGCGCGTCCCCATGGTGGAGCCGATCACCGACAGCTGGAGGAAGAAGACCCGGTTCAGGTCGGCAGGTGGCACGGCGCCGCTGGTGGCGCCGCTCACCACGACGCGGCCACCGGGCCGTAGGGACTTCAGTGAGTGGTCCCACGTCGCCTGACCCACGGTCTCCATCACGGCGTCCACCCGCTCAGGCAGCCGTGCTCCCGATGCGAAGACCTGATCGGCGCCGAGCGTCAGAGCGCGTTCCCGTTTCTCCTCCGACCGGCTGGTGGCCCACACCCGATACCCGGCCGCTCGTCCGAGCCTGATCAGCGCGGTCGCGACGCCACCCCCGGCACCCTGCACCAGCACCGTGGACCCGGGCTCGAGGCCGGCCTTCTCGAACAGCATGCGGTACGCCGTCAGCCACGCCGTCGGCAGGCACGCGGCGTCCTCGAAGGACAGCTCCGCCGGTTTCGGCACGAGGTTGGCGCGCGGCACGGTGACCCGCTCGGCGAACGTGCCGTCGTGGACCTCCGACAGCAGGGACCGCCGAGGGTCCAGGGTCTCGTCCCCGTGCACCGGCGCGCCGATCACCGAGTGGACGATGACGTCGTTGCCGTCCTCGTCCACACCGGCCGCGTCGCAGCCGAGCACGATGGGGAGACGGTCCTGCCGGATGCCGACACCTTGGAGGGTCCAGAGGTCGTGGTGGTTGAGGGCCGCCGCCTTGACGGTGACGGTGGTCCAGCCGGCGGGGGGCTCGGGGTCGGGGTGCTCACCCAGCGTGAGCCCGGCGAGCGGATCGTCCTGGTCGGTGCGCGTGCATGTAACGGCGAACATGCCCGAACCCTATCCCCGCGCTCTTCCGTCCCTCCCTCCGGCCTCCTTCACCGCGATTCACCGCCACCCGTGAAATTACACTCGGCGTATTCCGCGGCACCTGCGGCGAGTACCGGAACAAAGGGCGAACGCCGTCGAATGCACGCACATGACCGGGCCGACACGCGCGGACCGGAACCCGAGTTCCGGAGAAATTACCGACTCACTCGGCCAGGAGGTCGTGCGCGACGGTTTCCCCGCTCTGACCGGCCAATCCGCCACTCCGGCCAAGTATTCATTTCCGTTTTATACGCATATATCAGCGACGCGCCGCGTCATATTTTTTGCCTGCTGGCGCGAATCTCCCGCATGTCGGACAACGGACTGCACGTCGAGCATGAGTAGGGTCGGACATGCAGGCGCGCCATGTATCAAGGTGCTCCTTTACTTTGAACTGCAAAAAGAAAAGGACCGCTTTATGATAGACGTCGGTCATCCTCGGTCTACACACCGTAACGTCGGTCGTTCGTGGCTGACAGCCTCTCTCACGGGCGCCCTCGCGCTGGGCGTACTCGCCGCGACACCGGGCACCGCCGGCGCCGTTCTGGCGCCGCAAGACCTGGGGACGAAAGCAGTGACCCTGCTTCCGGCCGCGCCCGTGCAGAACGGCTTCTCCATGATCGTCCGGCGGGCCATCGCCACAACCATCACGCTCGTGTCGTCGCGCAACCCGTCCAAGGTCGGCGAGGCCGTCACCTTCACCGCCACGGTGGCAGGAACCGGCACCGTGATCATCCCGACAGGGAACGTCGTGTTCCGCGACAACGGCGTGGACATCGGCACCGCACCGCTCGAAGGCACGGGCCAGGCCTCGTTCACCACATCAGCCCTGATCGCGGGCAACCACAGCATCACCGCCGCCTACCAGGGCAACGTCTCGTTCGACCCGAGCACCTCGGCCTCCCTGATCCAGCAGCGCCTCGCGAGCCCACCCACTCCCGCTCCCACTCCTACTCACACTCAAACGCCTCAGCCGGAGCCGGTGGTGGAGCCCGAAACGCCGGCCGTCGTTCACGACGATGACGACGACGACGAGTTCGGCCGCGTCTGCCGCAGGTTCCGCCACCACCGCGGCGAGGGCGGCTGGGAGGACCCGAGGTGGCGGAAACTCCGCCAGTACTGCGAGGACCACTGGCACCGCAAGGACGACCAGGTCGTCCTCATCGACAAGGGCATCCGCCGCCACATCTTCGGCCACTACGACCAGGGCGGCGGCGGCCGTGAGTACTGGGACTCCAGCAAGAAGCGCTGGATCCCGGTGCACCGCCACGAGCGGCCCCACTACAAGAAGGAGCACGTCCGTCCCAGGCCCATGCCGCCCAGGCCACCCGTCAAGCACTTCGCCGTAACGGGTTGACCACCACGAGAGGGCCCGCCATAAGCGCGACGCGGGCCCTCATCCCCCCACCCCCCCACCACCACCGACCACCGACAGGCACCCGGGGGTCCCTGTGTACGTCAGCCGTCCGTCCCGCCGCACCGCACTTGTGCTCGCCGCAGTGGCGCTCGCCGCCTTGGCGGTCGTGACCCTGATCGCGTACCTGACCGCCGGACAGAAGGCCACCCCCACGGCCAAGCCGCCACTCGAGCCCCCGGTCGCCCCCGTCCACGTGACGAAGAAACAACTCGCGGCACTCCCCCGAGCCACCACGTACGCGAAACTCCGGCACGCGGAGAAGGACCCGGCCCCTCACGCCTCCGCCACCGGCCAGATCCTCCACCCCAAACACACCAAAATCCTCTACACCACCCCCGGTGGCCCACCTCTGGCCGTACTCCCCACCACCCAGCTCGACAACCCCACCTGGCTCCCCGTCATAGAGACCCGCCCCGGCTGGACCCGCGTCCTGCTCCCCACCCGTCCCAACGGCGCCACCGGCTGGCTCCACACCGCCGACAACAGCACAGAACAGACCGCCAACCCGTACGAGGTCCGCGTCGACCTCAGCGACCGCCGCCTGACCCTCCTCAAGCACAGCGCACCCACCGGCTCGTGGCCGGTGGCCGTAGGCGCACCGGACACGCCGACCCCCACCGGCCGCACCTTCCTCCTCGCCTCCCTGACCCCACCCGAGATCACCTACAGCCCTCTGATCCTCCCTCTAGGCGCGCACTCGGAGGTTCTGCAGACCTACGACGGCGGCCCGGGAACCATCGGCCTCCACGGCTGGCCCGACTCCAGCGTGTTCGGGAAAGCCCTGTCCCACGGCTGCGTCCGCCTTCCCCGTCAAGCCCTCACCACGCTGTCCCATCTCCCTCTCGGCACTCCGGTCCTCGTCTCCGCCTGACCCCGTCCCGGACGGACGACCGCCGGCGCTCCGACTTCCTTGCCGAAAAGTACTTGACGCAATGGAAAGTGGAAAGTACTTTCCTAGTTGGAAAGTAAGGAGCCCGCCATGACCGCCACCCCCGAAGACGCCCCCTACATCACCCCCGAGGACGCCGCACGCACCCTGCGGGAGATCCGCACGTCCCAGGCCCGGGTGATCAGATCCCGTCCCTGGTTCCCCGCCTGGTACACCACAGGCGTGGCCCTCTACGTCACCGGAGTCCAGTTCCTCACCGAACCCGGCACCCCCATGAACACGATGACCACCGGCATCGCGGTCCTGTCCGTCGCACTGCTCGCCTTGGTGCTCACCCTGGCGTACCGCACCCGCCGCCGTCCCCACCGCACCCTCGTCACCTCCAAGATCCTCGGCGTCTTCGCCGCGTGGCTGGTCACGGCCATCCTCCTGTGCCTGGCCCTGGCACTCCCTCTGGACGCCGCCGGGATCCCCTACGCGCGCACGTACGCCGCACTGGTCATGACCGTCTACATGGCGGCGACCGGCTCCGTCGTGGCCCGCCACATCACCGGCCGCATGGCCGCCGCGATCGAGTCGGCCCGATGAGCGACCTGGATCCGGTGATCCACGCACCCGCCAGACTCCAGATCATGTCCCTGCTCGCCGCCGTCGAAGAGGCGGAGTTCTCCTTCCTCCGCGACGAGACCGGCGTCAGCGACTCGGTCATGTCCAAACACGCCACCGCTCTGGAGACGGCCGGCTACGTCCAGATCCGCAAGGGTCATGTGGGGAAACGTCCCCGCACCTGGCTCAAACTCTCCCCCACCGGCCGTCAGGCGTACAAAGCCCACGTGGAGGCCCTGCACGACATAGTCGCGCGCTCAGGCATGACCCTCATCCCCGAATAGCGATCAGGACGTGACCGCTCGCCGGTACACCCCCGGCGTCACCCCGAAGCACCGCGTGAACCACCGCGTCAGATGGCTCTGGTCGGTGAACCCCGCCATGACCGCGACCTCCGCCAGCGGCCGCCCCTCGTCGAGCAGCCGCCGCGCCGTACGCAACCGCAACTGCCGCTGGTAGTCGCTAGGCGCCATCCCGTACACCGCGCGGAACGACCGGTACACCGCGAACCGGCTCCGTCCCGCCACCGCGGCCAGTTCCCCCGCCGTGATCCCCGGGTCATCGCCGTAATGCAGCGCCTCCCTGACCACCCGCGCCGCGCCGGCCTCCGGCGCCGCCTCGTCCTCCCCGCCACGACCCCCGCCACCCCGCCGTACCACCTGCGCAACGACCTGGTCGAACAACTCATCGCGCCGCAGCACCGACACGTCCCCCACCAGCGCCTCATGCAACCCCCGCAACCCCCGGGCCAACTCAGCGTCCCGCACCACAGGTTCACTGAACAACGGCAACCCGCCACCACCACCCACCTCGTCGAGCACCTCCGCCACCAGCTCCGGCCCCACATGCACCATCCGGTACGTGAACCCCCCATCGTCATCCGCATGTCCGTCATGCGGATCGTCCGGGTTGAACACCATCACCATCCCCGCCGCGCTCCGATGCCGAGCCCCCCGGCACGTGAACGTCTGCACCCCCTTCTCGGTGAACCCGAACGAGTACGTCTCATGACTGTGCCGGTGATACACATGCCGCTCGAAATGCGCATGCATCGCCTCGACCGCACGATCCCCCGCACGCCAGTACCGAGCCCAGTCCCCACCCACCCCCGAATTCTCCCTCACCCGCGCCGACCCCCCGCACCTTCGTACAAGACCCCGTGCCTCCGCACGCGCCACCCTCGACCCATGCGCTTCGACACCAAGATCGCCATAGTCGTCCGAGAAGACCTGGCCACCTGGCAGAAACTCAACGTCACCGCCTTCCTGTCAAGCGCCGTAGCCACCCTCGACGACCTGATCGGCACCCCCTACACCGACGCCACCGGCAACACCTACCTCCCCATGCTCCGCCAGCCCGTCCTCATCTACACGGCCCCCGACACCCAGGCCCTGAACCACCTCCACCGACGAGCCCTCACCCGAGCCTTCCCGACGGCCGTCTACATAGAAGACATGTTCAAGACCACCCACGACACCGCCAACCGCGAAACCGTCCAGGCCTTCCAAGCCGACGAACTCCCCCTGGTAGGCCTTGCCGTCCACGGCCCCCGCAACCCTCTGGACAAAATCCTGAAGGACCTCTCGCTCCACCCCTGATCGTGCTCAGTCGCCTTCGTACAGCCGCGCCAGATCGACGAGCTCGACGTCCGCACGCTCGGCGGCGAGACGAGCAAGACCGGCCGAGAAGCCGGATCGGGAGAACAGCAGCAATTTGGGAAGGGCAGCGACCTTGGCTGCGGGAATGAGGGTGCGCAGGTGTTCCAGTCGCTCCAGTTGCGGCGTGTCCACCGGCGCCTCGGTGCTCTTGGCCTCGCCGATGGCGGTCACGCGGTCGGCGGCGAAAGACGTGGTCTCCATGACGACGACGTCCAGCTCATGACCTTGACGGTGCGCCGGACACGGGAGCTCGGTCGGACGTACAGCGGTGGCGGTGCCGCCGAGGCTCTCAGGGGACGCGTGCTCGAAGCACCACTGGCGGGCCAGGTCCTCGAAATGCGGGCCGTAGATCTGCGATGCGACCGTATCGGCGTTGGCGAGCCACACGCGATCGGCGCGGCCGGCGACCAGTTCGGCCTCATGGCGCTGGATGAGGAGTTGATGCAGGCGCACGACCGGCT
The window above is part of the Sphaerisporangium rubeum genome. Proteins encoded here:
- a CDS encoding Ig-like domain repeat protein, with protein sequence MTLLPAAPVQNGFSMIVRRAIATTITLVSSRNPSKVGEAVTFTATVAGTGTVIIPTGNVVFRDNGVDIGTAPLEGTGQASFTTSALIAGNHSITAAYQGNVSFDPSTSASLIQQRLASPPTPAPTPTHTQTPQPEPVVEPETPAVVHDDDDDDEFGRVCRRFRHHRGEGGWEDPRWRKLRQYCEDHWHRKDDQVVLIDKGIRRHIFGHYDQGGGGREYWDSSKKRWIPVHRHERPHYKKEHVRPRPMPPRPPVKHFAVTG
- a CDS encoding DUF4097 family beta strand repeat-containing protein, with the protein product MAQWIIDQPGRHTFEPVTALSVRIVAGRLAVLASDGPPTLEVTEIDTAPLVVEHDEDGRLTVAYKDLTWDGVLGWLRQGRRSTTLTLTVPKDCAVQAGVISASAVVAGFEKRTNVKSVSGEIVLDGLSGETEAETVSGPVESRGLTGDFRFTSVAGELTVAGGTPRRLRVNTVSGRVTADLALPPTGHVTLHSVSGPIVVRLPKDTDADVALRSTSGRLDTAFDGLNGASRPGTRSLSGRLGGGMASLSATTISADVTLLRRDQ
- a CDS encoding multifunctional oxoglutarate decarboxylase/oxoglutarate dehydrogenase thiamine pyrophosphate-binding subunit/dihydrolipoyllysine-residue succinyltransferase subunit, which encodes MSSESSGTNPLATFGQNEWLVDELYQKYLQDPESVDRAWWNFFADYNPESGTSRTALPEANGAAAPVTEPAAAEPEPTPREPVKPAKPVQKAAAKPAEKPAAKAAEPAKSAKPSGAEEVRLRGAAARTAANMDLSLAVPTATSVRVIPAKLLIDNRIVINNHLSRGRGGKVSFTHLIGYAIVKALAVMPDMNHSYAEVDGKPTLVKPEHVGLGLAIDVQKSDGSRQLLVPSIKAAESMDFRQFWTAYEEVVRKARAGKLGVDDFTGTTISLTNPGTIGTVHSVPRLMPGQGTIIGVGAMEYPAEYQGASPETLNRLAVSKVMTLTSTYDHRIIQGAQSGEFLRRIHRLLLGEDGFYDEVFQALRIPYEPVRWVQDISASHDDDVAKSARVIELIHAYRVRGHLMADTDPLEYNQRKHPDLDIKSHGLTLWDLEREFATGGFGGRPLMKLRDILGVLRDSYCRTVGIEYMHIQNPEERSWIQARVEKGHTRPTREEQLHILHRLNTAEAFETFLQTKYVGQKRFSLEGGESLIPLLDSVISAAAEEGLDEAVIGMAHRGRLNVLANIVGKSYAQVFGEFEGNLDPRSAHGSGDVKYHLGAGGDFTAPSGQKIATSVVANPSHLEAVDPVLEGVVRAKQDLLERGEEGFTVLPVLVHGDAAFAGQGVVAETLHLSQLRGYRTGGTVHVVVNNQVGFTTSPASSRSSVYATDVARMIQAPIFHVNGDDPEAVVRVGRLAYEYRQAFRKDVVIDLVCYRRRGHNESDNPSFTQPLMYDLIDAKRSIRKLYTEALIGRGDITVEEAEQALRDYQSQLERAFTETREAGHKPLEPGAVVKPAPDEVVPWSHDETPSAVSEETIKRVVETQLNLPEGFTAHPRLAPVLQRRGRMVSEDAIDWAMGETLAFGSLLLDGHPVRLVGQDSRRGTFGQRHAVLVDRVTGEDHTPLKAFNQGTTKFYVYDSLLSEFAAMGFEYGYSVVRPDALVAWEAQFGDFANGAQSIIDEFISSGEQKWGQRSSVVLLLPHGYEGQGPDHSSARIERFLQLCAQDNMTVAQPSTPANYFHLLRWQVLSNRRRPLVVFTPKSLLRLKAASSPAVEFTSGAFRPVIGDATVTPSEVRRVVLCSGRVYYDLVAARDKQERSDVAIVRLERIYPFPAEELRAELSRYSLDAELVWAQDEPINMGPWPYLTLKLAEEPGVLGGRGLRRVSRPANSSPAVGSHAAHDAELERITTESLG
- a CDS encoding zinc-binding dehydrogenase, yielding MFAVTCTRTDQDDPLAGLTLGEHPDPEPPAGWTTVTVKAAALNHHDLWTLQGVGIRQDRLPIVLGCDAAGVDEDGNDVIVHSVIGAPVHGDETLDPRRSLLSEVHDGTFAERVTVPRANLVPKPAELSFEDAACLPTAWLTAYRMLFEKAGLEPGSTVLVQGAGGGVATALIRLGRAAGYRVWATSRSEEKRERALTLGADQVFASGARLPERVDAVMETVGQATWDHSLKSLRPGGRVVVSGATSGAVPPADLNRVFFLQLSVIGSTMGTRDQLGRLATFLGQTGVRPVVDRVLPLAEAPEGFAALRDGDFFGKIVFTVD
- a CDS encoding DUF6104 family protein, with protein sequence MYFTDRGIEELVERRGEEEVGMVWLAERMREFVDLNPEFEVPVERLATWLARLDDED
- a CDS encoding winged helix-turn-helix domain-containing protein, whose amino-acid sequence is MSDLDPVIHAPARLQIMSLLAAVEEAEFSFLRDETGVSDSVMSKHATALETAGYVQIRKGHVGKRPRTWLKLSPTGRQAYKAHVEALHDIVARSGMTLIPE
- a CDS encoding L,D-transpeptidase family protein, translating into MYVSRPSRRTALVLAAVALAALAVVTLIAYLTAGQKATPTAKPPLEPPVAPVHVTKKQLAALPRATTYAKLRHAEKDPAPHASATGQILHPKHTKILYTTPGGPPLAVLPTTQLDNPTWLPVIETRPGWTRVLLPTRPNGATGWLHTADNSTEQTANPYEVRVDLSDRRLTLLKHSAPTGSWPVAVGAPDTPTPTGRTFLLASLTPPEITYSPLILPLGAHSEVLQTYDGGPGTIGLHGWPDSSVFGKALSHGCVRLPRQALTTLSHLPLGTPVLVSA
- a CDS encoding helix-turn-helix transcriptional regulator — translated: MSPVFAHGRLRLYLLKLLEESPRHGYEVIRLLQDRFLGVYSPSPGTIYPRLARLEEEGLVTHEVVDGKKVFTITDNGRAELESRLDELADLEQEITRSVQDIAREVKEDVRDTVRSLRDELTQMARDVRQGNQQSGQETKENLRAAQEEIRNARDEYRRVWREQKQAWQQQKQEFQRQKQAWKEETYRWRDDWLSTFWPTIHPGHPGHDATGHDAELGRMLADFVNEIREAAAEGTVTEETLATTQDTLYEASTKIRSSLNP